One genomic segment of Hevea brasiliensis isolate MT/VB/25A 57/8 chromosome 3, ASM3005281v1, whole genome shotgun sequence includes these proteins:
- the LOC110651010 gene encoding CBL-interacting protein kinase 2, whose translation MENKGHVLMQKYEIGRLLGQGTFARVHHARNLRTGNSVAIKIIDKEKILKVGMMEQIKREISVMRLVRHPNIVELYEVMATKTKIYFVMEYIKGGELFNKVAKGKLKEDVARKYFQQLISAVDYCHSRGVSHRDLKPENLLLDENGNLKVSDFGLSALAECKRQDGLLHTTCGTPAYVAPEVINRKGYDGSKADIWSCGVILYVLLAGYLPFHDTNLMEMYRKIGKAEFKFPNWFAPEVRKLLSKILDPNPSSRISMAKIMENSWFRKGLEPQSLIIETDTKEPAYLDCDAVFNVDESSCAVTESKQELAKPCNLNAFDIISYSAGFDLSGLFEEKEKKKEVRFTSNKPSVIIISKLEDIANRLKLKIKKKDAGLLKFEGSKEGRKGALGIDAEIFEITPCFHLVEMKKSSGDTLEYQTVLKQEIRPALKDIVWTWQGEQQQHQQQQILKQGEQQELQPSQAYALEAASSHNTT comes from the coding sequence ATGGAAAACAAAGGGCATGTGTTGATGCAGAAGTATGAGATAGGCAGATTGCTAGGCCAGGGAACCTTTGCCAGAGTGCACCATGCAAGGAATCTTCGAACTGGAAATAGTGTAGCCATCAAGATAATTGACAAAGAGAAGATACTGAAGGTTGGAATGATGGAGCAGATTAAGCGAGAAATTTCGGTTATGAGACTGGTTAGACATCCAAATATTGTAGAACTTTATGAGGTTATGGCTACCAAAACCAAGATTTACTTTGTCATGGAATATATTAAAGGCGGTGAGCTTTTCAACAAAGTAGCTAAGGGGAAGCTCAAGGAGGATGTTGCAAGAAAATATTTTCAACAGTTGATCAGTGCAGTTGATTATTGCCACAGTAGAGGAGTATCTCATCGTGATTTGAAACCAGAAAACCTACTCTTGGATGAGAATGGGAATCTAAAGGTTTCGGATTTTGGTTTAAGTGCCCTTGCAGAATGTAAGCGACAGGATGGATTACTTCATACTACCTGTGGGACCCCTGCTTATGTTGCTCCAGAAGTGATAAACAGAAAGGGTTATGATGGATCCAAAGCTGATATTTGGTCATGTGGGGTGATCTTATATGTTCTATTGGCTGGCTATCTGCCATTCCATGATACAAATCTGATGGAGATGTATAGGAAGATTGGAAAGGCAGAATTTAAATTCCCTAATTGGTTTGCACCTGAAGTACGCAAGCTTCTATCAAAGATCCTggatccaaaccctagctcaaggaTATCCATGGCCAAAATAATGGAAAACTCCTGGTTTCGTAAGGGGTTAGAACCTCAATCCCTAATCATTGAGACAGACACAAAAGAACCAGCTTATCTGGATTGCGATGCTGTGTTTAATGTGGACGAGAGTAGCTGTGCTGTTACAGAATCCAAGCAAGAATTGGCAAAACCTTGTAACTTGAATGCATTTGATATCATCTCCTATTCTGCAGGCTTCGACTTGTCTGGCTTGTTTGAGGAAAAGGAGAAAAAGAAAGAGGTGCGGTTTACTTCCAACAAGCCTTCCGTAATCATCatctcaaagcttgaagacaTTGCTAACCGTCTGAAGCTGAAAATAAAGAAGAAGGATGCAGGCTTGTTGAAATTTGAAGGTTCAAAGGAAGGCAGGAAAGGAGCACTGGGCATTGATGCAGAAATCTTTGAGATCACTCCTTGTTTTCATTTGGTGGAAATGAAGAAGTCCAGTGGAGATACACTGGAGTATCAGACAGTACTAAAACAAGAGATTAGACCTGCACTCAAGGACATTGTTTGGACATGGCAAGGAGAACAGCAGCAGCATCAGCAACAGCAAATATTAAAACAAGGAGAGCAACAGGAGCTACAGCCTTCTCAAGCATATGCATTGGAGGCTGCTTCATCTCATAATACAACCTAA
- the LOC110651009 gene encoding stress response protein NST1, producing MCILCVIQKWSRRVATMLPWLVIPLIGLWALSQLLPPAFRFEITSPRLACVFVLLVTLFWYEILMPQLSAWRVRRNARLRERKRSEAIELQKLRKTATRRCRNCLTPYRDQNPGGGRFMCSYCGHISKRPVLDLPVPPGLGMSNSGIIKDLVGKGGKILNGKAWSDNGWICSQDWLENGNWVAGSIAGKSNYWRKNGSGYFGGDENCLAEKSYSGVVVFACQLLTSFFLSIRWIWRKIFRISSSKEDSSSDADHRGMLTKRGENGSNYHESKGEKARRKAEERRQARLEKELLEEEERKQREEVARLVEERRRLRDEKMEAEKDRTKSSQPTRDKDSKKEAEKRRQERRREKDKGSSKSNSDTEELEKKAGKESERKRDYEKKNEIDRHEHQKSGTDNVKGQSTESGHGLKHSFASNYSRGNAGTRYLDRMRGTFLSSSRAFTGSGFFGKTANTPANVTKENKLNSSVDHSHTSAHRRDIRPPERVAGNLSMNGDDKNVNRPVLSDTPARTTPKKSWQQLFTRTSSMTSSSNSNVISRPNLKPQAEIQSPQLHGQSSSLQPFDNPINFGLPSPFTLSTYPNVSSSTSLGFSSPIEPIFPRVVEGPHDFMPKEPELFEDPCYVSDPISLLGPVSESLDNFQLDVGTGFASDIGLERPHALKNTSASPEANKPSPIESPLSRLRIADEKHNGSNWFSNTPKAQDSHTLPVDDVHVNEKGTWQMWNSSPLVQDGLGLVGGPGSWLLPPDRCRSNQEDVLPSSSQKTMASLFSKDDQVLSGTHSPQKVFLRNGQNGGAFSPVTCSSDNDPWLQNAFFPPLEGDSHFSLKPLEENARNEIIYWSPTDTATNHSFKLSPANCWSKKDWTVQSSGEGVGKQPVTRPNIGGLFPSPDVQSLWSFD from the exons ATGTGTATACTCTGTGTGATCCAGAAGTGGTCTCGCCGGGTTGCTACCATGCTACCTTGGTTAGTTATTCCTCTTATAGGATTGTGGGCTCTCTCACAGCTTCTGCCACCTGCTTTTCGATTTGAGATCACCTCACCCAGGCTCGCTTGTGTTTTTGTGCTTTTGGTCACTCTTTTTTGGTATGAAATTTTGATGCCTCAGCTCTCTGCTTGGCGTGTGCGTAGAAATGCACGATTGAGGGAGAGAAAAAGGTCTGAAGCTATTGAATTGCAGAAGCTTCGAAAGACTGCTACAAGGAGGTGCAGAAACTGCTTGACACCGTATAGGGATCAGAATCCTGGGGGTGGTAGATTTATGTGTTCTTATTGTGGCCATATTTCCAAGAGGCCAGTTTTAGACTTGCCTGTACCTCCTGGATTGGGAATGTCTAATTCTGGGATTATCAAGGATCTGGTTGGCAAGGGTGGAAAGATACTGAATGGCAAGGCATGGTCTGACAATGGATGGATATGCAGTCAGGATTGGTTAGAAAATGGCAATTGGGTTGCTGGGTCTATTGCCGGGAAATCTAATTATTGGCGGAAGAATGGGAGTGGGTATTTCGGAGGTGATGAGAATTGTTTGGCTGAGAAATCTTATTCAGGTGTTGTAGTGTTTGCATGCCAGCTCTTGACTTCTTTTTTCTTGAGCATTAGGTGGATTTGGAGAAAGATTTTTAGAATTAGTTCATCGAAGGAGGATTCTTCTTCTGATGCAGATCATAGGGGCATGTTGACTAAAAGGGGTGAAAATGGGTCAAACTATCATGAGAGTAAAGGAGAAAAAGCACGCAGAAAAGCTGAAGAAAGAAGACAGGCTAGGTTAGAGAAGGAGCTTTTGGAGGAGGAAGAAAGAAAGCAAAGGGAGGAGGTTGCAAGATTGGTAGAGGAACGGAGGAGGCTTAGGGATGAGAAAATGGAGGCTGAAAAAGATCGAACCAAATCTTCACAGCCTACCAGGGATAAAGATAGTAAGAAGGAAGCAGAGAAGAGGCGTCAGGAAAGAAGGAGAGAAAAAGACAAGGGATCGAGTAAGAGTAATTCTGATACTGAAGAGTTGGAAAAGAAAGCAGGTAAGGAAAGTGAACGGAAGCGGGACTACGAGAAGAAGAATGAAATTGACCGTCATGAACACCAAAAATCCGGGACAGACAATGTGAAAGGCCAGAGTACTGAATCAGGACATGGGTTAAAGCATTCATTTGCAAGCAATTATAGCCGAGGAAATGCCGGAACTAGGTATCTGGATCGAATGAGGGGTACATTTTTGTCTTCTTCTAGAGCTTTTACAGGAAGTGGTTTCTTTGGAAAGACTGCTAATACTCCTGCGAATGTTACAAAAGAAAATAAGTTAAACAGTTCTGTAGATCATAGCCATACTTCTGCCCATAGGAGGGATATCCGTCCACCTGAGCGTGTAGCTGGGAATTTAAGTATGAATGGAGATGATAAGAATGTAAACCGTCCT GTGCTCTCGGATACACCGGCAAGGACAACACCTAAAAAATCATGGCAACAATTATTTACACGCACATCATCGATGACTTCATCCTCTAACTCAAATGTCATTAGTAGGCCTAATTTGAAGCCCCAAGCAGAAATTCAAAGCCCACAGTTACATGGGCAATCATCATCATTACAACCTTTTGATAATCCAATCAATTTTGGGCTGCCATCGCCATTTACTCTCTCAACATATCCAAATGTATCCAGTAGCACTAGTTTAGGCTTCTCATCTCCCATTGAACCCATTTTTCCTCGTGTTGTTGAAGGGCCCCATGACTTTATGCCTAAGGAACCTGAGCTTTTTGAAGATCCATGTTATGTTTCTGATCCAATATCATTACTTGGGCCTGTGTCAGAATCACttgataattttcagttggaTGTGGGGACTGGTTTTGCATCAGACATAGGATTGGAAAGGCCTCATGCATTGAAGAACACATCTGCATCTCCTGAAGCGAACAAGCCATCTCCAATTGAGTCTCCATTGTCACGACTGCGAATTGCTGATGAAAAGCATAATGGTTCTAACTGGTTTTCAAATACTCCTAAGGCTCAAGATTCACACACTCTGCCTGTGGATGATGTGCATGTGAATGAGAAGGGAACATGGCAAATGTGGAACAGTTCTCCTCTTGTTCAGGATGGTTTAGGTTTGGTAGGTGGTCCAGGAAGCTGGCTGTTACCTCCAGATCGATGCAGATCAAACCAGGAAGATGTCTTGCCGTCTTCATCTCAGAAAACTATGGCTTCTCTTTTTTCAAAAGATGACCAAGTCCTTTCTGGTACTCATTCTCCACAGAAGGTTTTTCTTCGCAATGGCCAGAATGGTGGGGCATTTAGTCCAGTCACTTGTTCAAGCGATAATGATCCATGGTTACAGAATGCTTTTTTCCCTCCATTAGAGGGTGATAGTCATTTCTCTCTGAAACCTCTGGAGGAGAATGCTCGGAATGAAATAATTTACTGGAGTCCTACAGACACTGCAACCAACCATTCTTTTAAGCTTTCTCCAGCTAATTGTTGGTCCAA GAAGGATTGGACTGTGCAAAGTTCAGGAGAAGGTGTTGGGAAGCAACCTGTCACTAGGCCCAATATTGGGGGTTTATTCCCAAGCCCAGATGTACAGTCGCTTTGgtcatttgattaa